Proteins from one Streptomyces caniferus genomic window:
- a CDS encoding lactonase family protein — protein MGTSDHGRRAYIGSFTAAGGLGITTAAVHPETGALTPLHSTDAVPNPSYLAPSPDGRYLYAVSETPDGAAAAFALTPRGPELLAPAVPVDGADPTHLTLANGRLLTANYSSGSVSSLPVRSDGRLTGPATVLAHRGSGPRADRQEGPHAHAVRPDPGGRWLLSVDLGTDSVRVCAPAPADGAPAVHAETRLRPGSGPRHLAFHPHGDRAYVINELDPTVTVCRWEAGPGALTPLGETRLLPEGADAAGTFPSALVVSLDGRFAWAANRGHDSLSVLSLDGDSATLATTVPCGGRWPRDLALHPDGRHLYAANERSGDVTWFTVDPATGIPARGGSVEAPAASCVVFV, from the coding sequence GTGGGGACGAGCGACCACGGGCGACGCGCGTACATCGGATCGTTCACCGCGGCCGGCGGCCTCGGCATCACCACCGCGGCCGTCCACCCGGAGACCGGCGCCCTCACCCCGCTGCACTCCACCGACGCCGTCCCCAACCCCTCGTACCTGGCCCCCAGCCCCGACGGCCGGTACCTCTACGCGGTCAGCGAGACCCCGGACGGCGCCGCGGCCGCCTTCGCCCTCACGCCGCGGGGCCCCGAACTGCTCGCGCCTGCCGTCCCCGTGGACGGCGCCGATCCCACCCATCTCACCCTGGCGAACGGTCGCCTCCTCACCGCCAACTACAGCTCCGGCAGCGTGAGTTCGCTCCCCGTACGGTCCGACGGCAGGCTCACCGGCCCCGCCACCGTGCTCGCCCACCGGGGCAGCGGTCCGCGGGCCGACCGCCAGGAGGGCCCGCACGCCCACGCCGTGCGGCCCGACCCCGGCGGCCGCTGGCTGCTCAGCGTCGACCTGGGCACCGACTCGGTCCGCGTCTGCGCCCCGGCCCCGGCGGACGGCGCGCCGGCCGTACACGCCGAGACCCGGCTGCGGCCCGGCAGCGGCCCGCGCCATCTCGCCTTCCACCCGCACGGCGACCGCGCCTATGTCATCAACGAACTCGATCCGACCGTCACGGTCTGCCGATGGGAGGCCGGCCCCGGTGCGCTGACGCCGCTGGGGGAGACCCGCCTCCTCCCGGAAGGGGCCGACGCGGCCGGCACGTTCCCCTCCGCGCTCGTCGTCTCCCTCGACGGCCGGTTCGCCTGGGCCGCCAACCGGGGCCACGACAGCCTCTCCGTCCTCTCCCTCGACGGCGACTCGGCCACCCTCGCGACCACCGTCCCCTGCGGCGGCCGCTGGCCCCGCGATCTGGCGCTGCACCCCGACGGACGGCACCTCTACGCCGCCAACGAGCGGTCCGGGGACG
- a CDS encoding FUSC family protein, with protein sequence MLKRMFVAPDPGRLRLRSAARSVLGIGLAVTVCGFVGHSLVAAVTGGLAALLALFTVTDTTVRAQMVTTVLLPAVGFPAFAAAAVLHDHPVGRGLVFAAVVGAGVYARRWGPRGHALGVFAFMTFFAAQFLHTVPGQLPELYTAIALSLAASSTVRFGVWCYERRLSPAVLPAPPGGRGLARTTTRQAIQATAGSAFALVVGQMLSEQRWYWAVGATWWIFVNTASRGETLVRGFRRTLGTVIGIVLGLLVAVPLHGAVVPTVALVAVSVFGIFYTAAVSYTWMMLAVTLMATLLYGLLGVLDPGLLTLRLAETGVGALGAALAVVFVLPVTTHATTDAWIQRALRCVHHCTAEAAARLAGSPTADPAPHVAELGPLLSRVRLSLSPLVHPLSPLRARKARARQVLALLDDCAREVRGLASIAADPEASHDARLTASCQRVEAAVEALTTPHGARDAAAAAVAPAHPPAAEPALVHLHGLERALAELSAPLRSSPRSPLVDA encoded by the coding sequence GTGCTGAAGAGGATGTTCGTGGCTCCGGATCCGGGCCGGCTGCGGCTGCGCAGCGCCGCCCGGTCCGTCCTCGGCATCGGCCTGGCGGTCACCGTGTGCGGTTTCGTCGGGCACTCGCTCGTCGCGGCCGTCACCGGCGGGCTCGCCGCGCTGCTCGCCCTCTTCACGGTCACCGACACGACGGTCCGGGCGCAGATGGTCACCACCGTCCTGCTGCCCGCGGTCGGCTTCCCGGCGTTCGCCGCGGCGGCGGTGCTCCACGATCATCCGGTGGGGCGGGGCCTGGTCTTCGCCGCGGTGGTGGGCGCGGGGGTCTACGCCCGCCGCTGGGGGCCGCGCGGCCACGCCCTGGGGGTGTTCGCGTTCATGACCTTCTTCGCGGCGCAGTTCCTGCACACGGTGCCGGGCCAGCTGCCCGAGCTGTACACCGCGATCGCGCTCTCGCTGGCCGCCTCCTCGACCGTCCGCTTCGGCGTGTGGTGCTACGAGCGCCGGCTGTCCCCGGCCGTCCTGCCCGCCCCGCCGGGCGGCAGGGGACTCGCCCGGACGACCACCCGCCAGGCGATCCAGGCCACCGCCGGCAGCGCGTTCGCCCTCGTCGTGGGCCAGATGCTCTCCGAGCAGCGCTGGTACTGGGCCGTGGGCGCGACATGGTGGATCTTCGTGAACACCGCCTCGCGCGGCGAGACGCTGGTCCGCGGCTTCCGACGGACCCTCGGCACGGTCATCGGCATCGTCCTCGGCCTGCTGGTCGCCGTCCCGCTGCACGGCGCCGTCGTCCCCACCGTGGCCCTGGTCGCGGTCAGCGTCTTCGGGATCTTCTACACCGCCGCCGTCTCGTACACCTGGATGATGCTCGCGGTGACGCTGATGGCCACGCTGCTGTACGGCCTCCTGGGGGTGCTGGATCCCGGCCTGCTCACGCTGCGGCTCGCGGAGACCGGTGTCGGGGCGCTCGGCGCGGCGCTGGCGGTGGTCTTCGTGCTGCCCGTCACGACCCACGCCACCACCGACGCCTGGATCCAGCGCGCCCTGCGCTGTGTGCACCACTGCACCGCCGAGGCCGCCGCCCGCCTCGCGGGCTCCCCGACCGCCGACCCGGCCCCGCACGTCGCCGAACTGGGGCCGCTGCTGAGCAGGGTGCGCCTGTCGCTGTCCCCGCTCGTCCACCCCCTGAGCCCGCTGCGCGCCCGCAAGGCGCGGGCGCGCCAGGTGCTGGCGCTGCTCGACGACTGTGCCCGTGAGGTCCGCGGGCTGGCCTCCATCGCCGCCGACCCGGAGGCCTCCCACGACGCCCGGCTCACCGCCTCCTGCCAGCGCGTGGAGGCCGCCGTCGAGGCACTGACCACACCGCACGGGGCACGCGACGCGGCAGCCGCCGCCGTCGCCCCGGCGCACCCGCCCGCGGCCGAACCCGCGCTGGTCCACCTCCACGGCCTGGAGCGCGCGCTGGCCGAACTCTCCGCGCCCCTGCGCAGCTCCCCGCGCTCCCCACTGGTCGACGCCTGA
- a CDS encoding acyltransferase domain-containing protein, with amino-acid sequence MSLANQTAVTRRLEITPTSPPLPGETDAPAAATGTAGLTTAEGDPTADGADIAAPEDADAAPARATAADSLSDTSAGRTLPPTAVTAVLHAFGARPAELPPRTVVFIGSTAPLTALPAVHEGIPVRTAPSPAHALHLAHHELQAKSADLALVAGFQEPLGRTVTVQTLRRAAEAVAADDSVLGVLDFDGCAGPADEPILRPSRHSRRLTDPAAPRLLLWSGGNAAEEQRVRRELAPLLDGLFPEAFPALPATMPCGQAPGPVRAGAVTTAERAPAAVAAARTVHAPRPRPVALLFPGQGSQHTAMAAGLYGREPVFTAAVDAVLELLGPEGAAVRADWLADTPAVAIDDVRRAQPLLFAVDYGLGCMVLSWGIRPAALLGHSAGELVAAVLAGVVPLSDAVAMMRERVVAAVRIPAGGMLAVAAGAEALRPYLRADVVVAAVNATSQTMLAGSTAPLAETAAALRADGHTVVTVPATSPFHSPAMAPASEAVERAYTGLPFRVPDLPLYSGYTGGLLGPDDAVSPRFWARQITDPVLFQPALDQLLAADDMLLLEAGPRQTLTVFARRHRAVRLGASAAVPLLPARPVTPEADRHAVLTAACRLWQEGHQLKGEALARLWTCAAEEDTPAPATRAGSPVGVAG; translated from the coding sequence ATGTCTCTCGCCAACCAGACCGCGGTGACCAGAAGGCTGGAGATCACGCCCACGTCACCACCGCTCCCGGGCGAAACGGACGCTCCGGCCGCCGCCACCGGCACAGCGGGCCTCACCACAGCCGAGGGCGACCCCACGGCCGACGGTGCCGACATCGCCGCGCCCGAGGATGCCGACGCCGCCCCGGCCCGCGCCACCGCCGCCGACTCCCTCTCCGACACCTCCGCCGGCCGCACCCTCCCGCCCACCGCCGTCACCGCCGTACTGCACGCCTTCGGCGCCCGGCCCGCGGAACTTCCGCCCCGTACCGTCGTCTTCATCGGCTCCACCGCTCCGCTCACCGCCCTCCCCGCCGTGCACGAGGGCATCCCGGTCCGTACCGCCCCCTCACCCGCGCACGCCCTGCACCTGGCCCACCACGAACTCCAGGCCAAGAGCGCCGACCTGGCGCTGGTTGCGGGCTTCCAGGAGCCCCTGGGCCGGACCGTCACCGTCCAGACCCTCCGCCGGGCGGCCGAAGCGGTCGCCGCCGACGACAGTGTGCTGGGGGTGCTGGACTTCGACGGCTGCGCGGGCCCGGCGGACGAGCCGATCCTGCGGCCCTCCCGGCACAGCCGTCGGCTCACCGACCCCGCGGCGCCCCGCCTGCTGCTGTGGTCCGGCGGCAACGCCGCGGAGGAACAGCGCGTACGGCGCGAACTGGCGCCCCTGCTCGACGGGTTGTTCCCGGAGGCGTTCCCCGCCCTGCCGGCCACCATGCCCTGCGGCCAGGCCCCCGGCCCGGTCCGTGCCGGGGCCGTCACCACCGCCGAGCGGGCCCCCGCCGCGGTCGCCGCGGCCCGCACCGTGCACGCGCCCCGCCCCCGCCCGGTCGCGCTGCTCTTCCCCGGCCAGGGCTCCCAGCACACCGCGATGGCGGCCGGACTCTACGGCCGGGAGCCGGTCTTCACCGCCGCCGTCGATGCCGTACTGGAGCTGCTCGGCCCGGAGGGGGCCGCCGTCCGCGCCGACTGGCTCGCCGACACCCCGGCCGTCGCCATCGACGACGTCCGCCGCGCCCAGCCGCTGCTCTTCGCGGTCGACTACGGCCTGGGGTGCATGGTGCTCAGCTGGGGCATCCGCCCGGCCGCCCTCCTCGGGCACAGCGCCGGCGAACTGGTCGCCGCGGTCCTCGCCGGGGTGGTGCCGCTCAGCGACGCGGTGGCGATGATGCGCGAGCGGGTCGTCGCGGCGGTGCGGATTCCCGCGGGCGGCATGCTCGCGGTGGCCGCCGGCGCCGAGGCCCTGCGTCCGTACCTGCGTGCCGATGTGGTCGTCGCCGCGGTCAACGCCACCAGCCAGACCATGCTGGCCGGTTCGACCGCTCCGCTAGCGGAGACCGCCGCCGCGCTGCGCGCCGACGGGCACACCGTCGTCACGGTGCCCGCCACCAGCCCCTTCCACAGCCCGGCCATGGCCCCGGCCTCGGAAGCGGTGGAGCGCGCCTACACCGGACTCCCCTTCCGCGTCCCCGATCTGCCGCTCTACTCCGGCTACACCGGTGGTCTGCTGGGGCCCGACGACGCGGTGAGCCCCCGCTTCTGGGCCCGGCAGATCACCGACCCGGTGCTCTTCCAGCCCGCGCTCGACCAGCTGCTGGCGGCCGACGACATGCTCCTCCTCGAAGCGGGCCCCCGGCAGACCCTCACCGTCTTCGCCCGCCGCCACCGCGCCGTCCGTCTGGGCGCCTCGGCCGCCGTCCCCCTCCTGCCCGCCCGCCCCGTCACCCCGGAGGCCGACCGGCACGCCGTCCTGACCGCGGCCTGCCGTCTCTGGCAAGAGGGCCACCAGCTGAAGGGAGAAGCCCTGGCCCGCCTCTGGACCTGCGCCGCCGAGGAGGACACCCCCGCCCCCGCCACCCGGGCCGGCTCCCCGGTGGGCGTCGCGGGCTGA
- a CDS encoding acyl carrier protein, whose product MPITTTHVTLTDLTRMLRESAGEEEGVDLDGDVIDTPFIELGYDSLALLQVIGEIQREYGVEIPDDAVVDAETPRALLDLINAGTASAA is encoded by the coding sequence ATGCCCATCACCACCACCCACGTCACCCTCACCGACCTGACCCGGATGCTGCGCGAGAGCGCGGGCGAGGAGGAGGGCGTCGACCTGGACGGCGATGTCATCGACACGCCCTTCATCGAGCTCGGCTACGACTCCCTCGCCCTGCTCCAGGTGATCGGCGAGATCCAGCGGGAGTACGGCGTGGAGATCCCGGACGACGCGGTCGTCGACGCCGAGACCCCGCGCGCCCTGCTCGACCTCATCAACGCCGGCACCGCGTCGGCCGCATGA
- a CDS encoding ketosynthase chain-length factor, producing MTATTVVTGLGITAPNGLGTEDYWKATLDGRSGIGPVTRFDASQYPATLAGEVPGFVAEEHIPSRLMPQTDHMTRLALTAAAWAIDDAGVDAAALPEYGMGVVTAASGGAVEFGQRELQNLWSKGKEYVSAYQSFAWFYAVNTGQISIRHKMRGPSGVLLTEQAGGIDSLGHARRHIRKGIPLVVAGGVDAALCPWGWVPQLASGRMSTVCDPARAYLPFSPDACGYVAGEGGAILVTEDAGSACERGARQIYGEVAGYAATLDPAPGSGRPPGLGRAARLALADAGLTPADIDVVFADAAGVPEPDREEAEAICALFGPRAVPVTAPKTMTGRLLAGGAALDAATALLALRDGVIPPTVNVAAPATDFPLDLVTGSPREQDLRAALVLARGHGGFNAALVVRRHAATTDPASGRND from the coding sequence ATGACCGCCACGACCGTGGTGACCGGCCTCGGCATCACCGCGCCCAACGGCCTGGGCACCGAGGACTACTGGAAGGCCACCCTGGACGGCCGCTCCGGTATCGGCCCGGTCACCCGCTTCGACGCCTCGCAGTACCCCGCGACGCTGGCCGGCGAGGTCCCCGGGTTCGTCGCCGAGGAGCACATCCCCAGCCGGCTGATGCCGCAGACCGACCACATGACGCGCCTCGCCCTGACCGCCGCCGCCTGGGCCATCGACGACGCGGGGGTCGACGCGGCGGCCCTGCCCGAATACGGCATGGGCGTGGTCACCGCAGCCTCGGGCGGCGCCGTCGAGTTCGGCCAGCGCGAACTGCAGAACCTGTGGAGCAAGGGCAAGGAGTACGTCAGCGCCTACCAGTCGTTCGCCTGGTTCTACGCCGTCAACACCGGCCAGATCTCCATCCGGCACAAGATGCGCGGCCCCAGCGGAGTGCTGCTGACCGAACAGGCCGGCGGTATCGACTCGCTCGGCCACGCCCGGCGCCACATCCGCAAGGGCATCCCGCTGGTCGTCGCCGGCGGTGTCGACGCGGCCCTGTGCCCCTGGGGCTGGGTACCGCAGCTCGCCTCCGGGCGGATGAGCACCGTCTGCGACCCCGCCCGTGCCTACCTGCCGTTCTCGCCCGATGCCTGCGGATACGTGGCCGGGGAGGGCGGCGCGATCCTCGTCACCGAGGACGCCGGCAGCGCCTGCGAGCGCGGCGCCCGGCAGATCTACGGCGAGGTCGCCGGATACGCCGCCACTCTCGACCCGGCCCCCGGCTCCGGCCGTCCGCCCGGTCTGGGCCGGGCCGCGCGCCTCGCGCTGGCCGACGCCGGTCTCACCCCCGCGGACATCGATGTGGTCTTCGCCGACGCCGCGGGCGTACCGGAACCGGACCGGGAGGAGGCCGAGGCGATCTGCGCCCTCTTCGGCCCGCGGGCCGTGCCCGTCACCGCCCCCAAGACCATGACCGGCCGGCTGCTCGCCGGCGGCGCGGCCCTGGACGCGGCCACCGCGCTGCTCGCCCTCCGCGACGGCGTCATTCCCCCCACCGTCAACGTGGCCGCCCCGGCCACGGACTTCCCCCTCGATCTGGTCACCGGCTCACCGAGGGAGCAGGACCTGCGCGCCGCGCTGGTGCTCGCCCGCGGCCACGGTGGCTTCAACGCGGCCCTCGTCGTACGACGGCATGCCGCGACGACGGACCCGGCATCCGGCCGGAACGACTGA
- a CDS encoding beta-ketoacyl-[acyl-carrier-protein] synthase family protein, giving the protein MRRVAITGLGAVAPGGVGIKNYWDLLTAGRSATRTISFYDASPFRSRVAAECDFDPAAAGLTPQEIRRLDRAAQFAVVSTREALADSGLETAGIDPGRIGTSLGSAVGCTTSLEREYVVVSNGGRSWQVDHTYAVPELYRHFVPSSMAAEVGMAAGAEGPAAVVSTGCTSGLDSLGHAVELIREGTCDVMIAGATEAPISPITSACFDAIHATTPRNDTPESACRPFDRTRSGLVLGEGAAVLVLEELTSARARGAHIYAEIAGFAARCNAYHMTGLKPDGREMAQAIDAALAEARIDPTAIDYINAHGSGTKMNDRHETGAFKRSLGAHAHRTPVSSIKSMIGHSLGAIGSLEIAACALAMEHSVLPPTANLHEPDPELDLDYIPLTAREQKTDTVLSVGSGFGGFQSAMVLARPERSAV; this is encoded by the coding sequence ATGCGCAGAGTCGCCATCACAGGACTCGGGGCCGTGGCGCCCGGGGGAGTCGGCATCAAGAACTACTGGGACCTGCTGACCGCCGGCCGGTCGGCGACCCGCACGATCTCCTTCTACGACGCCTCCCCGTTCCGCTCGCGGGTCGCCGCCGAGTGCGACTTCGACCCCGCGGCCGCCGGGCTGACGCCCCAGGAGATCCGCCGGCTGGACCGCGCCGCGCAGTTCGCGGTCGTCTCCACCCGCGAGGCGCTCGCCGACAGCGGCCTGGAGACGGCCGGCATCGACCCGGGCCGGATCGGCACCTCCCTGGGCAGCGCGGTCGGCTGCACCACCAGCCTGGAGCGCGAGTACGTCGTCGTCAGCAACGGCGGACGCAGCTGGCAGGTCGACCACACCTATGCCGTCCCCGAGCTCTACCGGCACTTCGTGCCCAGCTCGATGGCCGCCGAGGTCGGCATGGCGGCCGGCGCCGAGGGGCCCGCGGCGGTCGTCTCCACCGGCTGCACCTCCGGCCTCGACTCCCTCGGCCACGCCGTCGAGCTGATCCGCGAGGGCACCTGCGACGTCATGATCGCGGGCGCCACCGAGGCCCCGATCTCCCCGATCACCTCGGCCTGTTTCGATGCCATCCACGCCACCACCCCGCGCAACGACACCCCGGAGAGCGCCTGCCGCCCCTTCGACCGCACCCGCAGCGGGCTGGTCCTCGGCGAGGGCGCCGCCGTCCTCGTCCTGGAGGAGCTGACGAGCGCACGGGCGCGGGGCGCGCACATCTACGCGGAGATCGCCGGGTTCGCCGCGCGCTGCAACGCGTACCACATGACCGGACTCAAGCCGGACGGCCGCGAGATGGCCCAGGCCATCGACGCCGCCCTGGCCGAGGCCCGGATCGACCCCACCGCCATCGACTACATCAACGCCCACGGCTCCGGCACCAAGATGAACGACCGGCACGAGACCGGCGCCTTCAAGCGCAGCCTCGGCGCGCACGCCCACCGCACCCCGGTCAGCTCCATCAAGTCCATGATCGGGCACTCGCTCGGCGCGATCGGCTCGCTGGAGATCGCCGCCTGCGCACTGGCCATGGAGCACTCGGTGCTGCCGCCCACCGCCAACCTGCACGAGCCCGACCCCGAACTCGACCTGGACTACATCCCGCTCACCGCCCGCGAACAGAAGACCGACACCGTCCTCAGCGTCGGCAGCGGATTCGGCGGTTTCCAGAGCGCGATGGTGCTGGCCCGCCCGGAGAGGAGCGCCGTATGA
- a CDS encoding acyl-CoA carboxylase subunit beta: MTILQETATTPLTPPRPDLGRATAELHRLKEEVGRGPDAAATRRQHTKGKLTAHERLELLFDEGTFTEIEPLRRHRATGFGLESRKPHGDGVIIGWGLVHGRTVFAYAHDFRVFAGALGEAHATKVHKVMDLAEASGAPLVSLNDGAGARIQEGVTALAGYGGIFRRNVRASGVIPQISVMLGPCAGGAAYSPALTDFVFMVRETAQMFITGPDVVQAVTGEKITHNGLGGADVHAGTSGVAHFVFDDEAACLEEVRWLLSLLPRNNRELAAPVRGEDPADRRTDALTALVPADPGRAYDIRAVIEEIVDDGEYLEVHEGWARNVVCALARIDGQTVGVVANQPNTLAGVLDIHASEKAARFVTTCDAFNIPLVTLVDVPGFLPGVDQEHGGIIRHGAKLLHAYCNATVPRISLVLRKAYGGAYIVMDSRSIGADLSFAWPTNEIAVMGAEGAANVVFRREIAASPDPEATRERLVKEYKSELMHPYYAAERGLVDDVIDPGDTRRVLARSLAMLREKKAELPDRKHGIVPT; this comes from the coding sequence ATGACGATCCTTCAGGAAACCGCGACGACGCCGCTCACCCCGCCGCGCCCCGACCTGGGCCGTGCCACCGCCGAGCTGCACCGCCTCAAGGAGGAGGTCGGCCGGGGCCCCGACGCGGCCGCCACCCGCCGCCAGCACACCAAGGGCAAGCTGACCGCGCACGAGCGGCTGGAACTCCTCTTCGACGAGGGCACCTTCACCGAGATCGAACCGCTGCGCCGGCACCGCGCCACCGGCTTCGGACTGGAGTCCCGCAAACCGCACGGCGACGGCGTGATCATCGGCTGGGGCCTGGTGCACGGCCGCACCGTCTTCGCCTACGCCCACGACTTCCGGGTGTTCGCCGGGGCGCTGGGCGAGGCGCATGCGACGAAGGTGCACAAGGTCATGGACCTCGCGGAGGCGTCCGGCGCCCCGCTGGTCTCGCTCAACGACGGCGCCGGCGCCCGCATCCAGGAAGGCGTCACCGCCCTCGCCGGCTACGGCGGCATCTTCCGCCGCAACGTCCGCGCGTCCGGGGTGATCCCGCAGATCTCCGTGATGCTCGGCCCGTGTGCCGGCGGCGCGGCCTACTCCCCGGCACTGACCGACTTCGTGTTCATGGTGCGCGAGACCGCCCAGATGTTCATCACCGGTCCGGACGTCGTCCAGGCGGTCACCGGCGAGAAGATCACCCACAACGGTCTGGGCGGCGCCGATGTGCACGCCGGGACCTCCGGCGTCGCCCACTTCGTCTTCGACGACGAGGCGGCCTGCCTGGAAGAGGTGCGCTGGCTGCTGTCGCTGCTGCCCCGCAACAACCGTGAACTCGCCGCGCCCGTACGGGGCGAGGACCCGGCGGACCGGCGCACCGACGCGCTCACCGCCCTGGTCCCCGCCGACCCCGGACGGGCCTACGACATTCGCGCGGTGATCGAGGAGATCGTCGACGACGGCGAGTACCTGGAGGTGCACGAGGGCTGGGCCCGCAATGTGGTGTGCGCCCTGGCCCGGATCGACGGGCAGACCGTCGGCGTGGTCGCCAACCAGCCGAACACCCTGGCCGGCGTGCTGGACATCCACGCCTCGGAGAAGGCCGCCCGCTTCGTCACCACCTGCGACGCCTTCAACATCCCGCTGGTGACGCTGGTGGACGTGCCCGGCTTCCTGCCGGGCGTCGACCAGGAGCACGGCGGCATCATCCGCCACGGCGCCAAGCTGCTGCACGCCTACTGCAACGCGACCGTGCCCCGTATCTCCCTCGTGCTGCGCAAGGCCTACGGCGGCGCGTACATCGTCATGGACTCCCGGTCCATCGGCGCCGATCTGTCCTTCGCCTGGCCCACCAACGAGATCGCGGTGATGGGCGCCGAGGGCGCGGCCAATGTCGTGTTCCGCCGCGAGATCGCCGCGTCCCCCGACCCGGAGGCCACCCGCGAGCGGCTCGTCAAGGAGTACAAGTCCGAGCTGATGCACCCCTATTACGCGGCCGAACGCGGCCTCGTCGACGACGTCATCGACCCCGGCGACACCCGGCGGGTGCTCGCGAGGTCGCTGGCCATGCTGCGCGAGAAGAAGGCCGAACTGCCCGACCGCAAGCACGGCATCGTCCCGACCTGA
- a CDS encoding AfsR/SARP family transcriptional regulator produces MEIKVLGPLTAHEHGVSLVPSAAKPRQILALLALQGDHVVTVPTLMEEIWGQNVPRSAATTLQTYILQLRRKIAVALDGDPVRNAKEVLVTQHGGYLLQIQPGQVDVQEFEQLALSGRGAYDAHDYAAASALLGKALAVWQGPALVDVPVGGVLELEVLRLEEDRMACLERRIDADLKLGRHTEVVPELCFLAARNPMHENFCAQLMTALHCSGSSWRALEAYQRLREALVGELGIEPSARLQQLQHAVLSGDVNLGQSLTATG; encoded by the coding sequence ATGGAAATCAAGGTTCTGGGCCCGCTGACCGCCCACGAACACGGTGTGTCGCTGGTGCCGAGCGCCGCCAAACCGCGGCAGATACTCGCGCTGCTCGCGCTGCAGGGCGACCATGTGGTGACCGTGCCCACGCTGATGGAAGAGATCTGGGGACAGAACGTGCCGCGCAGCGCGGCCACCACCCTGCAGACCTACATCCTCCAGCTGCGCCGCAAGATCGCGGTGGCCCTGGACGGCGACCCCGTGCGCAACGCCAAGGAAGTCCTGGTCACCCAGCACGGCGGCTACCTCCTCCAGATCCAGCCCGGCCAGGTCGACGTCCAGGAGTTCGAGCAGCTCGCCCTGTCGGGACGCGGCGCCTACGACGCCCACGACTACGCCGCCGCCTCCGCCCTGCTGGGCAAGGCGCTGGCCGTCTGGCAGGGGCCCGCGCTGGTCGATGTGCCCGTGGGCGGGGTGCTGGAACTGGAGGTGCTCCGGCTGGAGGAGGACCGGATGGCCTGTCTGGAACGCCGGATCGACGCCGACCTCAAGCTCGGCCGGCACACCGAGGTGGTGCCCGAACTCTGCTTCCTCGCCGCCCGGAACCCCATGCACGAGAACTTCTGCGCCCAGTTGATGACCGCACTGCACTGCTCGGGCAGCTCCTGGCGTGCGCTGGAGGCGTACCAGCGGCTGCGCGAGGCGCTCGTCGGGGAGCTCGGCATCGAGCCGTCGGCCCGGCTCCAGCAGCTCCAACACGCCGTGCTCTCCGGCGACGTGAACCTCGGGCAGTCGCTGACCGCCACCGGCTGA